The sequence GCCCAGACCGGCGCGATGGGCTACGCGGGGCTGCTGCTCGGGCCGGTGATCATCGGTTTCCTCTCGGACGTGGCCACGCTCGGGACCGCGCTCGGCATCGCCGTGGTGCTCGGCGTCGTGATCGCTCTGGTCGCCCGGTTCCTGCCCCGCAGCCTCAGGGACGCCACCCCGGCCGAGACCCCCGAGCGCGAGCTCTCGATGGCCGCCTGACCCGCCCGGCGACACGCGGGACGGCGCAAGAAGAACGGCGCCGCACACGATGTGTGCGGCGCCGTTCTCGCTGTGCGGCTACTTGCGCTTGACGACCTCGTCGGTCAGCTGCGGGACGACCTGGTTCAGGTCGCCCACGACACCGAAGTCGGCGAGCTCGAAGATCGGCGCCTCGGCGTCCTTGTTGATCGCGATGATCGTCTTGGCGGTCTGCATACCGGCCCGGTGCTGGATGGCACCGGAGATGCCCGCCGCGATGTAGAGCTGCGGCGAGACGGTCTTGCCGGTCTGGCCGACCTGGAACTGGTGCGGGTACCAGCCGGCGTCAGTGGCGGCGCGGGAGGCGCCGACGGCCGCGCCGAGCGAGTCGGCGAGCTTCTCGATGATCGAGAAGTTCTCCGCGGAGCCCACGCCGCGGCCACCGGAGACCACGATCGCGGCCTCGGTGAGCTCGGGACGGGCGCCCTTCTCCTCCTTGACGCGGTCGACGACCTTGGCGCCCCTGGCGGCGGCGGAGACGGTCACGGAGACCTGCTCCTCGGCACCGGCGCCCGCGGCGGCCTCGACCGGCGTCGAGTTGGGGCGGACCGCGACGATCGGGGTGCCCTTGGTCACGCGCGACTGGACGTTGACACCGCCACCGAAGATCGACTGGTCGGCCACCAGGCCGTCCTGGAGACCCACGACGTCGGTGAGCAGACCCGAGTCGATCTTGATGGCCAGCCGGCCGGCGATCTCCTTCGCCTCGGCCGTCGCGGCGACGAGCACCGCGGCGGGGGACTTCTCGGAGACGAGCTGGGCCAGCAGCTCCGCCTTGGGAGCGACGACGTAGTCGCTGATGTCGGCGGAGTCGGCCACGTAGATCTTCTCCGCGCCGTACTCGGCCAGCCTGGCCTTGGCGTCGGGGGAGTATCCGGGGCCCGCCCACACCGCCGACGGCGTGCCCAGCTTCCGGGCGAGCGTCAGCAGCTCCAGCGTGACCTTCTTGACCTGACCTTCGACGTGCTCGACCAGAACGAGAATCTCAGACATATCAGCTAACCCCCGTTCTCAGACGAACTTCTTCGACGCGAGGAAGTCGGCGGTCTTCACGCCGCCGTCGCCCTCGTCCTTGACGATCGTGCCGGCCGCGCGCGGCGGGGCGGCGGCGAAGTCGGCGACCTCGCTCCAGGAGTTGGCCAGGCCGACCTGGGAGGCGTCGATCTCGGCATCGGCGACGCCGAGCTTCTCGACCGGCTTCTTCTTGGCGGCCATGATGCCCTTGAAGGACGGGTAGCGCGGCTCGTTGATCTTCTCGACCACGGAGACGACGGCGGGCAGTGTGGCCTCCACCTTGTCGTAGCCGTAGTCGGTGACGCGCTGGATGGCGATGGACGCGCCGTTCACCTCGACCTTGTTGGCGAAGGTGAGCTGCGGCACGTCCAGGCGCTCGGCCAGCATCGCGGCGAGCACGCCGGTGCGGGCGTCGGTCGACTCGGAGCCGAGCACGACCAGATCGAAGCCGATCTTCCTGAGCGTCTGCGCCAGGGCGTAGGAGGTGCCCAGCGCGTCCGAACCGTGCAGCGCGTCGTCCACCAGGTGGACCGCCTTGTCGGCGCCCATCGCCAGGGCCTTGCGGATGGTGTCGCTGGCCTTGTCGGGGCCCATGGTGAGGACGGTCACCTCACCGCCGTGGGCCTCCTTCAGGAGCAGCGCCTCTTCGACCGCGTATTCACACAGTTCGTTGATGACGCCGTCGGCGGCATCACGGTCGAGCGTCTTGTCATCGGACCTCAGCTTGCGCTCGGTCGCCGTGTCGGGGACCTGCTTCACGCAGACGACGATGTTCATGGCCGGTGGCCGACCTCCCGTGTTCGCGTGCGCCACCGCGTCGCTGCGGTTGGCGCCGGATGCTCGGTACGCGCACGCGGGGCACGTGCGCGTGATGCCAAGACTGCCAGGTGCCCGAGGGCGGTGTGACAGCGGGTGGCCCGGTCGGGACGTACCCGCCCTGGCCCTCCGACATCATGTTACCCATCGGTAGCTTAGGTGCAAACCACCAGGTTGCACGGCTCGCGCC comes from Streptosporangium roseum DSM 43021 and encodes:
- a CDS encoding electron transfer flavoprotein subunit beta/FixA family protein, which translates into the protein MNIVVCVKQVPDTATERKLRSDDKTLDRDAADGVINELCEYAVEEALLLKEAHGGEVTVLTMGPDKASDTIRKALAMGADKAVHLVDDALHGSDALGTSYALAQTLRKIGFDLVVLGSESTDARTGVLAAMLAERLDVPQLTFANKVEVNGASIAIQRVTDYGYDKVEATLPAVVSVVEKINEPRYPSFKGIMAAKKKPVEKLGVADAEIDASQVGLANSWSEVADFAAAPPRAAGTIVKDEGDGGVKTADFLASKKFV
- a CDS encoding electron transfer flavoprotein subunit alpha/FixB family protein; translation: MSEILVLVEHVEGQVKKVTLELLTLARKLGTPSAVWAGPGYSPDAKARLAEYGAEKIYVADSADISDYVVAPKAELLAQLVSEKSPAAVLVAATAEAKEIAGRLAIKIDSGLLTDVVGLQDGLVADQSIFGGGVNVQSRVTKGTPIVAVRPNSTPVEAAAGAGAEEQVSVTVSAAARGAKVVDRVKEEKGARPELTEAAIVVSGGRGVGSAENFSIIEKLADSLGAAVGASRAATDAGWYPHQFQVGQTGKTVSPQLYIAAGISGAIQHRAGMQTAKTIIAINKDAEAPIFELADFGVVGDLNQVVPQLTDEVVKRK